One window from the genome of Cucumis melo cultivar AY chromosome 10, USDA_Cmelo_AY_1.0, whole genome shotgun sequence encodes:
- the LOC103489237 gene encoding protein MIZU-KUSSEI 1, with the protein MSKSLHDSSFSFSRRFFNWKNKFHEEDEQQQQQQQQHDQQISSFSLSSRFTQEDREHDLNTKTHIKPSSSSSSIRPVSKLRTALTVFSRIRPTYHRSRLGGRVIGTLFGYRRGHVYFALQEDPKQSPTFLIELSTPTSVLVREMASGLVRIALECEKKTERKKNCKLVEEALWRTYCNGKKCGYGSRREYGTEEQKILKAVEPITMGAGVLPPGNGSDEELMYMRARFERVIGSKDSEAYYMMSPDCNGGPELSIYLLRV; encoded by the coding sequence ATGTCCAAATCCCTCCATGActcttccttctctttctcAAGGCGTTTCTTCAACTGGAAAAACAAATTTCACGAAGAAGatgaacaacaacaacaacaacaacaacaacacgATCAACAAATCTCATCTTTCAGTTTATCCTCTCGTTTCACTCAAGAAGACAGAGAACACGACCTCAATACCAAAACGCACATCAaaccttcttcctcttcctcatCCATTCGTCCTGTTTCCAAGCTCCGAACCGCTTTAACAGTCTTCTCCCGGATCCGACCGACCTACCACCGCTCCCGCCTCGGCGGTCGGGTCATTGGTACACTCTTCGGCTACCGACGAGGCCACGTTTATTTCGCATTACAAGAAGACCCAAAACAGAGTCCCACGTTTTTAATCGAGCTCTCGACTCCAACCAGCGTTCTGGTTCGAGAAATGGCATCTGGGTTAGTACGGATCGCGTTGGAATGTGAGAAGAAAAcagagaggaagaagaattgCAAGTTAGTGGAAGAAGCACTTTGGAGAACGTATTGTAATGGGAAGAAATGTGGGTATGGGAGTAGAAGAGAATATGGAacagaggagcaaaagattttGAAGGCGGTGGAGCCGATCACGATGGGGGCTGGGGTCTTGCCGCCGGGAAATGGTTCTGATGAGGAATTAATGTATATGAGAGCTAGATTTGAAAGGGTAATAGGGTCGAAGGATTCTGAAGCTTATTACATGATGAGCCCAGATTGTAATGGAGGGCCTGAACTCAGCATTTACTTGCTTAGGGTTTGA
- the LOC103489236 gene encoding geranyl diphosphate phosphohydrolase-like has translation MAAIVWPINNTTIIHKLLPSKLHTISYPSSLISYTLSFFSHLLTSSNMVSAAEQINSPTLAKANEDDHVAAPPSPQVAVAICLLRDKRILMGRRLVSIGNSKYSLPSGHLEFGENFEECAIREIKEETGLDIGKIEFLKVTNNLFMDQPKPADYVVVFVRAVLTDPTQTPLNLEPEKCDGWDWYEWDNLPQPLFGPIKKMVMDGFNPFPQ, from the exons ATGGCTGCCATTGTGTGGCCTATAAATAACACCACCATCATCCACAAACTTTTACCTTCAAAACTCCATACCATATCATACCCCTCTTCTCTTATCTCTTACACTCTAAGTTTCTTCTCCCATCTTCTAACATCTTCAAACATGGTGTCTGCCGCCGAACAGATTAACTCTCCAACATTAGCCAAAGCAAATGAAGATGATCATGTGGCCGCCCCGCCGTCTCCACAAGTTGCCGTTGCGATCTGCTTGTTGCGTGATAAAAGGATTCTCATGGGACGTCGACTTGTGTCCATTGGAAACTCCAAATATTCTCTCCCAAGCGGACATCTCGAATTTG GAGAGAATTTTGAAGAATGTGCCATAAGAGAAATAAAAGAAGAGACAGGTTTAGACATCGGGAAGATCGAGTTTTTAAAAGTGACGAATAATTTGTTCATGGATCAACCAAAACCGGCTGATTACGTGGTAGTGTTCGTACGAGCAGTACTGACGGATCCCACACAAACACCACTCAATCTCGAGCCTGAAAAATGTGATGGATGGGATTGGTATGAATGGGACAATCTTCCTCAGCCCTTGTTTGGTCCTATCAAGAAAATGGTCATGGATGGCTTTAATCCTTTCCCACAATAA
- the LOC103489235 gene encoding isoprenylcysteine alpha-carbonyl methylesterase ICME isoform X1, translating into MPSPPILPITQPPSPSPFSSGGSVANSIMATTSTAVDIMVLKEDDEHRTGVLVSPLFDDDRSIAHKPLLPRTSSYASSTSTSSSGSTMYKQKRRRVKSEEFLSFLSGDGRHQTVDHDVENADVERAERFLLTRFGLKLSKYIRVAFRWIARFLALGCYSFFLLPGFLQVGYYYFSSSQIRRSIPYGDKPRNKLDLYLPRHIDGPKPVVAFITGGAWIIGYKAWGCLLGQQLSERDVIVACIDYRNFPQGTMSDMIDDASQGISFLCNNIREFGGDPNRIYLMGQSAGAHIAACTLLEHAMKEVRKVESISWSVSQIKAYFGLSGGYNLLNLVDYFHSRGLSRSLFLSIMEGEQSLKRFSPELMILEEPNIGAAVSILPPIILFHGTADYSIPSDASKTFAETLQSVGVKAETFFYEGKTHTDVFVQDPLRGGRDQMFEDLVAIIHANDAEALAKDAVAPPRRRFVPEIMLTLARTVSPF; encoded by the exons ATGCCGTCGCCTCCGATCCTACCTATCACCCAGCCTCCTTCTCCGTCTCCATTTTCCTCTGGAGGCTCCGTCGCCAATTCGATTATGGCAACTACATCTACTGCCGTAGACATTATGGTGCTTAAAGAAGACGATGAACATAGGACTGGAGTTCTTGTTTCTCCATTGTTCGATGACGATAGGTCAATAGCTCATAAGCCCCTTCTTCCTAGGACTTCAAGCTATGCCTCCTCCACATCAACTTCCTCCTCCGGCAGCACTATGTACAAGCAGAAGCGGAGGCGAGTCAAGAGTGAAGAATTTTTATCCTTTCTCTCAGGTGACGGCCGCCACCAGACTGTTGATCATGATGTGGAGAATGCCGATGTTGAGAGAGCTGAAAGATTTCTACTGACCCGTTTCGGTTTGAAACTCTCGAAATACATTCG GGTAGCATTTAGATGGATTGCAAGATTTCTGGCACTTGGTTGCtattcattttttcttcttccaggTTTTCTTCAAG TTGgttattattatttctcttcCAGTCAGATACGCAGAAGTATACCCTATGGTGATAAACCAAGGAATAA GTTGGATCTTTATCTTCCAAGACATATTGACGGCCCAAAGCCAGTTGTTGCATTTATCACTGGTGGGGCTTGGATTATTGG CTACAAAGCTTGGGGTTGTCTTTTAGGACAACAATTATCAGAAAGAGATGTCATTGTAGCATGCATCGATTACAG AAATTTTCCTCAGGGAACTATGAGTGATATGATTGATGATGCTTCCCAAGGTATCTCGTTCTTGTGTAATAACATTAGAGAATTTGGAGGCGATCCAAACAG AATTTATCTAATGGGTCAGTCAGCTGGAGCACATATAGCTGCCTGCACGCTTTTGGAGCATGCAATGAAAGAGGTTCGCAAAGTAGAAAGTATCTCTTGGAGTGTGTCCCAGATCAAAGCTTATTTTGGTTTGTCAGGAGG GTATAATTTGCTCAATCTGGTAGATTACTTTCACTCTCGAGGTCTATCTCGTTCTCTGTTTCTAAG CATAATGGAAGGAGAACAATCCTTGAAACGATTTTCACCTGAGTTAATGATCTTGGAAGAACCCAACATAGGAGCAGCAGTCTCGATTCTTCCTCCCATCATTTTATTCCATGGAACAGCAGACTATTCTATACCATCAGATGCTAG TAAAACTTTTGCTGAGACGCTTCAAAGCGTTGGAGTGAAAGCCGAAACATTTTTCTACGAAGGAAAGACACATACAGATGTATTTGTTCAG GATCCATTGAGGGGTGGGAGAGATCAAATGTTTGAAGATCTTGTTGCTATCATCCATGCCAATGACGCGGAAGCGCTGGCAAAAGATGCGGTAGCACCTCCAAGAAGACGATTTGTACCCGAGATTATGTTGACGTTGGCTCGTACTGTTAGCCCCTTCTAA
- the LOC103489235 gene encoding probable isoprenylcysteine alpha-carbonyl methylesterase ICMEL1 isoform X2, whose amino-acid sequence MPSPPILPITQPPSPSPFSSGGSVANSIMATTSTAVDIMVLKEDDEHRTGVLVSPLFDDDRSIAHKPLLPRTSSYASSTSTSSSGSTMYKQKRRRVKSEEFLSFLSGDGRHQTVDHDVENADVERAERFLLTRFGLKLSKYIRVAFRWIARFLALGCYSFFLLPGFLQVGYYYFSSSQIRRSIPYGDKPRNKLDLYLPRHIDGPKPVVAFITGGAWIIGYKAWGCLLGQQLSERDVIVACIDYRNFPQGTMSDMIDDASQGISFLCNNIREFGGDPNRIYLMGQSAGAHIAACTLLEHAMKEVRKVESISWSVSQIKAYFGLSGGYNLLNLVDYFHSRGLSRSLFLSKTFAETLQSVGVKAETFFYEGKTHTDVFVQDPLRGGRDQMFEDLVAIIHANDAEALAKDAVAPPRRRFVPEIMLTLARTVSPF is encoded by the exons ATGCCGTCGCCTCCGATCCTACCTATCACCCAGCCTCCTTCTCCGTCTCCATTTTCCTCTGGAGGCTCCGTCGCCAATTCGATTATGGCAACTACATCTACTGCCGTAGACATTATGGTGCTTAAAGAAGACGATGAACATAGGACTGGAGTTCTTGTTTCTCCATTGTTCGATGACGATAGGTCAATAGCTCATAAGCCCCTTCTTCCTAGGACTTCAAGCTATGCCTCCTCCACATCAACTTCCTCCTCCGGCAGCACTATGTACAAGCAGAAGCGGAGGCGAGTCAAGAGTGAAGAATTTTTATCCTTTCTCTCAGGTGACGGCCGCCACCAGACTGTTGATCATGATGTGGAGAATGCCGATGTTGAGAGAGCTGAAAGATTTCTACTGACCCGTTTCGGTTTGAAACTCTCGAAATACATTCG GGTAGCATTTAGATGGATTGCAAGATTTCTGGCACTTGGTTGCtattcattttttcttcttccaggTTTTCTTCAAG TTGgttattattatttctcttcCAGTCAGATACGCAGAAGTATACCCTATGGTGATAAACCAAGGAATAA GTTGGATCTTTATCTTCCAAGACATATTGACGGCCCAAAGCCAGTTGTTGCATTTATCACTGGTGGGGCTTGGATTATTGG CTACAAAGCTTGGGGTTGTCTTTTAGGACAACAATTATCAGAAAGAGATGTCATTGTAGCATGCATCGATTACAG AAATTTTCCTCAGGGAACTATGAGTGATATGATTGATGATGCTTCCCAAGGTATCTCGTTCTTGTGTAATAACATTAGAGAATTTGGAGGCGATCCAAACAG AATTTATCTAATGGGTCAGTCAGCTGGAGCACATATAGCTGCCTGCACGCTTTTGGAGCATGCAATGAAAGAGGTTCGCAAAGTAGAAAGTATCTCTTGGAGTGTGTCCCAGATCAAAGCTTATTTTGGTTTGTCAGGAGG GTATAATTTGCTCAATCTGGTAGATTACTTTCACTCTCGAGGTCTATCTCGTTCTCTGTTTCTAAG TAAAACTTTTGCTGAGACGCTTCAAAGCGTTGGAGTGAAAGCCGAAACATTTTTCTACGAAGGAAAGACACATACAGATGTATTTGTTCAG GATCCATTGAGGGGTGGGAGAGATCAAATGTTTGAAGATCTTGTTGCTATCATCCATGCCAATGACGCGGAAGCGCTGGCAAAAGATGCGGTAGCACCTCCAAGAAGACGATTTGTACCCGAGATTATGTTGACGTTGGCTCGTACTGTTAGCCCCTTCTAA